The following proteins are encoded in a genomic region of Amia ocellicauda isolate fAmiCal2 chromosome 6, fAmiCal2.hap1, whole genome shotgun sequence:
- the LOC136750801 gene encoding phosphorylase b kinase regulatory subunit alpha, liver isoform isoform X1, which translates to MRSRSNSGVRLDGYARMVQQTILCHQNAVTGLLPASDVQRDAWVRDNVYSILSVWGLGMAYRKNADRDEDKAKAYELEQSVVKLMQGLLQCMMRQVQKVEKFKHTQSTKDCLHAKYHTATCSTVVGDDQWGHLQVDATSLYLLFLAQMTASGLRIVSNLDEVAFIQNLVFYIEAAYKVADYGMWERGDKTNQGIPELNGSSVGMAKAALEAIDELDLFGAHGGPKSVIHVLPDEVEHCQSILCSMLPRASTSKEIDAGLLSVISFPAFAVEDSDLVNITKNEIISKLQGRYGCCRFIRDGYKTPKEDPNRLHYDPAELKLFENIECEWPVFWTYLILDGIFNGDHVQVEEYREALDGILIRKKNGIRLVPELYAVPADKVEEEYSSPHTVDRVATGKLPHMWGQSLYILGCLLAEGFLAPGEIDPLNRRFSTSFKPDVVVQVCVVAETEQIQALLREQGVEVQTVDQVLPIRILPARILSHIYVKLGNNKKLKLSGRPYRHIGVLGTSKLYSLRNRSYTFTPQFIDQHHFYLALDNQMIVEMLRTELAYLSTCWRMTGRPTLTFPITHSMLSEVDGTIDPAILATLRKLQDGYFGGARVQMGQLASFLTTSFHTHLSFLDADCNVLEEEDECDSVSEEQYEDGESPQDYSHTEVQKRQGGNVTDQGTSKDEFDQYINHLLQSTVSMTHLPCVVRRAGQQHMFSAEHTTRDILSMVAKAQGFQVPKVSMCLPAVPVLNRHRKSLNLLDVPQSHHTTKDLNFDLHLPRDAHGKVDCDSLVEQLKDCPTLQDQADILYILFALKGPDWCVKLSGQCGVTVHSLLNELYGKAGSAKEWGLIRYISGIQRKRVEVLAEACTDLISHHKQLTVGLPPEPREKVITAPLPPEELNKLIYEASGQDISIAVLTQEIIVYLAMYVRSQPSLFGDMLRLRIGLIIQVMATELARSLHCSGEEASESLMNLSPSDMKNLLHHILSGKEFGVERSMRPIESTATSPAISIHELGHTGATKTERTGITKLKSEMKQLEDSKDQSIFFSGHSIGSSITSPRSTRCSSPSSPSGTLSPTGPGTPHLHWEERQGQWLRRRRLDGAINRVPMGFYQKVWKILQKCHGLSIDGYVLPSSTTREMTACEIKFAVHVETVLNHVPQPEYRQLLVEAILVLTLVADMEVHSIGGIIHVDRIVHMANDLFRQDQKVHGAGEYFLEQDPATGICTFFYDSAPSGSYGTMTYLSKAVATYVQDFLPNTSCLMQ; encoded by the exons ATGCGCAGTCGCAGTAACTCGGGCGTGCGGCTGGACGGCTATGCCAGGATGGTGCAGCAGACGATTCTGTGCCATCAG aaCGCCGTTACTGGGCTGCTCCCCGCCAGTGACGTGCAGAGAGACGCCTGGGTCCGGGACAATGTGTACAGCATACTGTCCGTGTGGGGACTGGGCATGGCCTACCGCAAGAACGCAGACCGCGATGAGGACAAAGCCAAGGCCTACGAGCTGGAGCAG AGTGTTGTCAAACTGATGCAAGGCCTGCTGCAGTGCATGATGAGACAGGTGCAGAAAGTGGAGAAGTTCAAACACACCCAGAGCACCAAAGACTGCCTCCACGCCAAGTACCACACGGCCACGTGCAGCACTGTGGTGGGGGACGACCAGTGGGGGCACCTGCAGGTGGACGCCACGTCTCTGTACCTGCTCTTCCTGGCACAGATGACCGCGTCAG GTCTACGCATCGTGTCTAACTTGGACGAAGTGGCGTTCATACAGAACCTCGTGTTTTATATCGAGGCGGCCTACAAAGTTGCT GATTACGGGATGTGGGAGCGCGGTGACAAGACCAACCAGGGGATCCCAGAACTGAACGGCAGCTCCGTGGGGATGGCCAAG GCCGCACTGGAAGCCATTGACGAGCTGGACCTGTTCGGGGCACATGGGGGGCCGAAGTCAGTCATCCACGTTCTCCCAGACGAGGTGGAGCACTGCCAG TCCATCTTGTGCTCCATGCTGCCCAGGGCCTCCACCTCAAAGGAGATCGATGCCGGCCTGCTGTCCGTCATCTCGTTCCCGGCCTTCGCAGTGGAGGACTCGGACCTGGTGAACATCACAAAGAACGAGATCATCAGTAAACTGCAG GGCCGTTATGGCTGCTGCCGGTTCATCAGAGATGGCTACAAAACACCTAAAGAG gACCCTAATCGTCTCCATTATGACCCCGCTGAGCTGAAACTCTTTGAAAACATTGAATGCGAATGGCCAGTCTTTTGGACGTACCTCATACTAGATGGCATTTTCAATGGAGACCATGTGCAG GTAGAAGAGTACAGAGAGGCCCTGGACGGGATTCTCATTCGGAAAAAGAACGGCATCCGCTTGGTGCCGGAGCTGTACGCGGTCCCGGCTGACAAG GTGGAGGAGGAGTACAGCAGCCCCCACACCGTGGACCGCGTGGCGACAGGGAAGTTGCCTCACATGTGGGGCCAGTCTCTCTACATCCTGGGCTGTCTGCTGGCTGAG GGTTTTCTGGCCCCAGGAGAGATAGATCCCCTCAACAGGAGGTTCTCGACATCTTTCAAGCCTGATGTCGTTGTGCAAG tgtgtgtcgtGGCAGAGACCGAGCAGATCCAGGCCCTTCTGAGAGAGCAGGGTGTCGAGGTCCAGACCGTTGACCAGGTCCTGCCTATCCGCATCCTGCCGGCCCGCATCCTCAGCCACATCTATGTCAAACTGG GTAACAATAAGAAGTTGAAGCTGAGTGGGCGGCCATACAGACACATCGGGGTCCTGGGAACCTCGAAGCTGTACAGTCTCAGAAATCGCAGCTATACATTCACTCCACAG TTCATTGACCAGCACCACTTCTACCTGGCTCTGGACAACCAGATGATCGTGGAGATGCTGCGCACCGAGCTGGCCTACCTCTCGACCTGCTGGAGGATGACGGGGAGGCCCACCCTCACCTTCCCCATCACTCACAGCATGCTCA GTGAAGTCGACGGGACCATTGACCCGGCCATACTAGCCACCCTCCGAAAGTTGCAAGATGGATACTTTGGAGGAGCAAG GGTGCAGATGGGCCAGCTGGCCAGCTTCCTCACCACTTCCTTCCACACCCACCTGAGCTTCCTGGACGCAGACTGTAATgtgctggaggaggaggacgagtgCGACAGCGTCAGTGAGGAGCAGTACGAGGACGGGGAGTCTCCCCAGGACTACTCCCACACAG AAGTGCAGAAAAGACAAGGAGGCAATGTGACGGACCAGG GCACCTCGAAGGATGAGTTCGACCAGTACATCAACCACCTGCTGCAGAGCACGGTTTCCATGACCCACCTGCCCTGCGTCGTTCGGAGGGCCGGCCAGCAGCATATGTTCAGTGCAGAGCACACGACCAGAGACATCCTGTCCATGGTGGCCAAGGCCCAGGGATTCCAGGTGCCAA AGGTTTCCATGTGTCTGCCGGCCGTGCCTGTCCTAAACAGACACCGCAAGTCCCTGAACCTGCTGGACGTCCCCCAGTCACATCACACCACGAAG GACCTCAACTTCGATCTTCATCTCCCCCGGGACGCTCACGGCAAGGTGGACTGTGATTCGCTGGTGGAACAGCTGAAGGACTGCCCAACCCTGCAGGACCAGGCCGACATCCTGTACATCCTGTTCGCCCTGAA GGGCCCTGACTGGTGCGTGAAGCTGTCGGGGCAGTGCGGGGTGACCGTGCACTCCCTGCTCAACGAGCTGTACGGCAAGGCGGGCAGCGCCAAGGAGTGGGGCCTGATCCGCTACATCTCCGGCATACAGCGCAAGAGGGTGGAGGTGCTGGCCGAG GCCTGCACCGACCTCATCTCGCACCACAAGCAGCTGACAGTGGGCCTGCCTCCGGAGCCGAGGGAGAAAGTCATTACAGC GCCCCTGCCTCCCGAGGAGCTGAACAAATTGATCTACGAAGCCAGTGGACAGGACATCAGCATCGCCGTTCTCACACAG GAGATCATCGTGTACCTGGCCATGTACGTCCGGTCGCAGCCCTCGCTCTTCGGGGACATGCTGCGCCTCCGGATCGGCCTCATCATCCAGGTGATGGCCACCGAGCTCGCCCGCAGCCTGCACTGCTCAG GTGAAGAGGCGTCTGAAAGTCTGATGAACCTGAGTCCTTCCGACATGAAGAACCTGCTTCATCATATCCTGAGTGGGAAGGAGTTTGGGGTGGAGAGGAGCA TGCGACCTATTGAGTCCACTGCCACCAGCCCGGCCATATCGATCCACGAACTGGGCCATACTGGAGCCACCAAGACCGAGCGCACGGGCATCACCAAACTGAAGTCTGAGATGAAGCAG CTGGAAGACTCCAAGGATCAGAGC ATCTTTTTCAGTGGTCATTCCATCGGCAGCAGCATCACCTCGCCCCGATCCACG AGGTGCAGCAgcccctcctcccccagcggCACATTGTCCCCCACCGGCCCGGGGACGCCCCACCTGCACTGGGAGGAACGGCAGGGCCAGTGGCTGCGCAGGAGGCGTCTGGATGGGGCCATCAACCGGGTGCCCATGGGTTTCTACCAGAAAGTGTGGAAGATCCTACAGAAG TGTCACGGTCTGTCGATTGATGGCTACGTGCTTCCTTCTTCAACCACTCGCGAG ATGACGGCGTGCGAGATCAAGTTCGCGGTGCACGTGGAGACGGTGCTGAACCACGTGCCACAGCCCGAGTACCGGCAGCTGCTGGTGGAGGCCATCCTGGTGCTCACGCTGGTGGCCGACATGGAGGTGCACAGCATCGGGGGCATCATCCACGTCGACCGCATTGTCCACATGGCCAACGACCTCTTCCGCCAAGACCAG AAAGTGCACGGAGCCGGCGAGTATTTCCTGGAGCAGGACCCGGCCACGGGGATCTGCACCTTTTTCTACGACAGCGCCCCCAGCGGCAGCTACGGCACCATGACTTACCTCTCCAAAGCAGTGGCGACCTACGTCCAGGACTTCCTTCCAAACACCAGCTGTCTGATGCAGTAG
- the LOC136750801 gene encoding phosphorylase b kinase regulatory subunit alpha, liver isoform isoform X2, whose product MRSRSNSGVRLDGYARMVQQTILCHQNAVTGLLPASDVQRDAWVRDNVYSILSVWGLGMAYRKNADRDEDKAKAYELEQSVVKLMQGLLQCMMRQVQKVEKFKHTQSTKDCLHAKYHTATCSTVVGDDQWGHLQVDATSLYLLFLAQMTASGLRIVSNLDEVAFIQNLVFYIEAAYKVADYGMWERGDKTNQGIPELNGSSVGMAKAALEAIDELDLFGAHGGPKSVIHVLPDEVEHCQSILCSMLPRASTSKEIDAGLLSVISFPAFAVEDSDLVNITKNEIISKLQGRYGCCRFIRDGYKTPKEDPNRLHYDPAELKLFENIECEWPVFWTYLILDGIFNGDHVQVEEYREALDGILIRKKNGIRLVPELYAVPADKVEEEYSSPHTVDRVATGKLPHMWGQSLYILGCLLAEGFLAPGEIDPLNRRFSTSFKPDVVVQVCVVAETEQIQALLREQGVEVQTVDQVLPIRILPARILSHIYVKLGNNKKLKLSGRPYRHIGVLGTSKLYSLRNRSYTFTPQFIDQHHFYLALDNQMIVEMLRTELAYLSTCWRMTGRPTLTFPITHSMLSEVDGTIDPAILATLRKLQDGYFGGARVQMGQLASFLTTSFHTHLSFLDADCNVLEEEDECDSVSEEQYEDGESPQDYSHTEVQKRQGGNVTDQGTSKDEFDQYINHLLQSTVSMTHLPCVVRRAGQQHMFSAEHTTRDILSMVAKAQGFQVPKVSMCLPAVPVLNRHRKSLNLLDVPQSHHTTKDLNFDLHLPRDAHGKVDCDSLVEQLKDCPTLQDQADILYILFALKGPDWCVKLSGQCGVTVHSLLNELYGKAGSAKEWGLIRYISGIQRKRVEVLAEACTDLISHHKQLTVGLPPEPREKVITAPLPPEELNKLIYEASGQDISIAVLTQEIIVYLAMYVRSQPSLFGDMLRLRIGLIIQVMATELARSLHCSGEEASESLMNLSPSDMKNLLHHILSGKEFGVERSMRPIESTATSPAISIHELGHTGATKTERTGITKLKSEMKQIFFSGHSIGSSITSPRSTRCSSPSSPSGTLSPTGPGTPHLHWEERQGQWLRRRRLDGAINRVPMGFYQKVWKILQKCHGLSIDGYVLPSSTTREMTACEIKFAVHVETVLNHVPQPEYRQLLVEAILVLTLVADMEVHSIGGIIHVDRIVHMANDLFRQDQKVHGAGEYFLEQDPATGICTFFYDSAPSGSYGTMTYLSKAVATYVQDFLPNTSCLMQ is encoded by the exons ATGCGCAGTCGCAGTAACTCGGGCGTGCGGCTGGACGGCTATGCCAGGATGGTGCAGCAGACGATTCTGTGCCATCAG aaCGCCGTTACTGGGCTGCTCCCCGCCAGTGACGTGCAGAGAGACGCCTGGGTCCGGGACAATGTGTACAGCATACTGTCCGTGTGGGGACTGGGCATGGCCTACCGCAAGAACGCAGACCGCGATGAGGACAAAGCCAAGGCCTACGAGCTGGAGCAG AGTGTTGTCAAACTGATGCAAGGCCTGCTGCAGTGCATGATGAGACAGGTGCAGAAAGTGGAGAAGTTCAAACACACCCAGAGCACCAAAGACTGCCTCCACGCCAAGTACCACACGGCCACGTGCAGCACTGTGGTGGGGGACGACCAGTGGGGGCACCTGCAGGTGGACGCCACGTCTCTGTACCTGCTCTTCCTGGCACAGATGACCGCGTCAG GTCTACGCATCGTGTCTAACTTGGACGAAGTGGCGTTCATACAGAACCTCGTGTTTTATATCGAGGCGGCCTACAAAGTTGCT GATTACGGGATGTGGGAGCGCGGTGACAAGACCAACCAGGGGATCCCAGAACTGAACGGCAGCTCCGTGGGGATGGCCAAG GCCGCACTGGAAGCCATTGACGAGCTGGACCTGTTCGGGGCACATGGGGGGCCGAAGTCAGTCATCCACGTTCTCCCAGACGAGGTGGAGCACTGCCAG TCCATCTTGTGCTCCATGCTGCCCAGGGCCTCCACCTCAAAGGAGATCGATGCCGGCCTGCTGTCCGTCATCTCGTTCCCGGCCTTCGCAGTGGAGGACTCGGACCTGGTGAACATCACAAAGAACGAGATCATCAGTAAACTGCAG GGCCGTTATGGCTGCTGCCGGTTCATCAGAGATGGCTACAAAACACCTAAAGAG gACCCTAATCGTCTCCATTATGACCCCGCTGAGCTGAAACTCTTTGAAAACATTGAATGCGAATGGCCAGTCTTTTGGACGTACCTCATACTAGATGGCATTTTCAATGGAGACCATGTGCAG GTAGAAGAGTACAGAGAGGCCCTGGACGGGATTCTCATTCGGAAAAAGAACGGCATCCGCTTGGTGCCGGAGCTGTACGCGGTCCCGGCTGACAAG GTGGAGGAGGAGTACAGCAGCCCCCACACCGTGGACCGCGTGGCGACAGGGAAGTTGCCTCACATGTGGGGCCAGTCTCTCTACATCCTGGGCTGTCTGCTGGCTGAG GGTTTTCTGGCCCCAGGAGAGATAGATCCCCTCAACAGGAGGTTCTCGACATCTTTCAAGCCTGATGTCGTTGTGCAAG tgtgtgtcgtGGCAGAGACCGAGCAGATCCAGGCCCTTCTGAGAGAGCAGGGTGTCGAGGTCCAGACCGTTGACCAGGTCCTGCCTATCCGCATCCTGCCGGCCCGCATCCTCAGCCACATCTATGTCAAACTGG GTAACAATAAGAAGTTGAAGCTGAGTGGGCGGCCATACAGACACATCGGGGTCCTGGGAACCTCGAAGCTGTACAGTCTCAGAAATCGCAGCTATACATTCACTCCACAG TTCATTGACCAGCACCACTTCTACCTGGCTCTGGACAACCAGATGATCGTGGAGATGCTGCGCACCGAGCTGGCCTACCTCTCGACCTGCTGGAGGATGACGGGGAGGCCCACCCTCACCTTCCCCATCACTCACAGCATGCTCA GTGAAGTCGACGGGACCATTGACCCGGCCATACTAGCCACCCTCCGAAAGTTGCAAGATGGATACTTTGGAGGAGCAAG GGTGCAGATGGGCCAGCTGGCCAGCTTCCTCACCACTTCCTTCCACACCCACCTGAGCTTCCTGGACGCAGACTGTAATgtgctggaggaggaggacgagtgCGACAGCGTCAGTGAGGAGCAGTACGAGGACGGGGAGTCTCCCCAGGACTACTCCCACACAG AAGTGCAGAAAAGACAAGGAGGCAATGTGACGGACCAGG GCACCTCGAAGGATGAGTTCGACCAGTACATCAACCACCTGCTGCAGAGCACGGTTTCCATGACCCACCTGCCCTGCGTCGTTCGGAGGGCCGGCCAGCAGCATATGTTCAGTGCAGAGCACACGACCAGAGACATCCTGTCCATGGTGGCCAAGGCCCAGGGATTCCAGGTGCCAA AGGTTTCCATGTGTCTGCCGGCCGTGCCTGTCCTAAACAGACACCGCAAGTCCCTGAACCTGCTGGACGTCCCCCAGTCACATCACACCACGAAG GACCTCAACTTCGATCTTCATCTCCCCCGGGACGCTCACGGCAAGGTGGACTGTGATTCGCTGGTGGAACAGCTGAAGGACTGCCCAACCCTGCAGGACCAGGCCGACATCCTGTACATCCTGTTCGCCCTGAA GGGCCCTGACTGGTGCGTGAAGCTGTCGGGGCAGTGCGGGGTGACCGTGCACTCCCTGCTCAACGAGCTGTACGGCAAGGCGGGCAGCGCCAAGGAGTGGGGCCTGATCCGCTACATCTCCGGCATACAGCGCAAGAGGGTGGAGGTGCTGGCCGAG GCCTGCACCGACCTCATCTCGCACCACAAGCAGCTGACAGTGGGCCTGCCTCCGGAGCCGAGGGAGAAAGTCATTACAGC GCCCCTGCCTCCCGAGGAGCTGAACAAATTGATCTACGAAGCCAGTGGACAGGACATCAGCATCGCCGTTCTCACACAG GAGATCATCGTGTACCTGGCCATGTACGTCCGGTCGCAGCCCTCGCTCTTCGGGGACATGCTGCGCCTCCGGATCGGCCTCATCATCCAGGTGATGGCCACCGAGCTCGCCCGCAGCCTGCACTGCTCAG GTGAAGAGGCGTCTGAAAGTCTGATGAACCTGAGTCCTTCCGACATGAAGAACCTGCTTCATCATATCCTGAGTGGGAAGGAGTTTGGGGTGGAGAGGAGCA TGCGACCTATTGAGTCCACTGCCACCAGCCCGGCCATATCGATCCACGAACTGGGCCATACTGGAGCCACCAAGACCGAGCGCACGGGCATCACCAAACTGAAGTCTGAGATGAAGCAG ATCTTTTTCAGTGGTCATTCCATCGGCAGCAGCATCACCTCGCCCCGATCCACG AGGTGCAGCAgcccctcctcccccagcggCACATTGTCCCCCACCGGCCCGGGGACGCCCCACCTGCACTGGGAGGAACGGCAGGGCCAGTGGCTGCGCAGGAGGCGTCTGGATGGGGCCATCAACCGGGTGCCCATGGGTTTCTACCAGAAAGTGTGGAAGATCCTACAGAAG TGTCACGGTCTGTCGATTGATGGCTACGTGCTTCCTTCTTCAACCACTCGCGAG ATGACGGCGTGCGAGATCAAGTTCGCGGTGCACGTGGAGACGGTGCTGAACCACGTGCCACAGCCCGAGTACCGGCAGCTGCTGGTGGAGGCCATCCTGGTGCTCACGCTGGTGGCCGACATGGAGGTGCACAGCATCGGGGGCATCATCCACGTCGACCGCATTGTCCACATGGCCAACGACCTCTTCCGCCAAGACCAG AAAGTGCACGGAGCCGGCGAGTATTTCCTGGAGCAGGACCCGGCCACGGGGATCTGCACCTTTTTCTACGACAGCGCCCCCAGCGGCAGCTACGGCACCATGACTTACCTCTCCAAAGCAGTGGCGACCTACGTCCAGGACTTCCTTCCAAACACCAGCTGTCTGATGCAGTAG